One window of Cohnella hashimotonis genomic DNA carries:
- the ftsH gene encoding ATP-dependent zinc metalloprotease FtsH, with protein sequence MNRFIRNTGFYLLIFLVTVGIVQFFIGKNTTTEPLTYNQLMTAIQSKTIQDIEMQVNRGTYLLTGHFKKDMAPEGHKSDAFSTRIQTERDANAINDAAVAQGFELKNKAMQGESFWLTFLTSIIPFVIMFILFFFLINQAQGGGGKVMNFGKSKARLYNEEKKRVTFEDVAGADEEKQELVEVVEFLKDPRKFAALGARIPKGVLLVGPPGTGKTLLARAVAGEAGVPFFSISGSDFVEMFVGVGASRVRDLFENAKKNAPCIIFIDEIDAVGRQRGAGLGGGHDEREQTLNQLLVEMDGFGANEGIIIVAATNRPDILDPALLRPGRFDRQITVDRPDVKGREAVLKVHARNKPLNKDVRLGTIAKRTTGFTGADLENLLNEAALLAARKNKKDIAMQEVDEAIDRVIVGTEKKSRVISDREKRIVAYHESGHTIVGFFLEHADMVHKVTIIPRGRAGGYVIMLPKEDRMLVTKQELLDKVTGLLAGRVAEELFIGEIGTGAYSDFKQATGIVRSMIMEYGMSDKLGPMQFGATQGQVFLGRDIGHEQNYSDAIAYEIDQEMQMIIQTCYDRAKKLLTEKSAEVHLLANTLLSQETLELEQIKALIEKGDINAASEGDGGDSGSEPTGVEPTIDTLGGNVRVRITPRDEETNANQTPPNPDQRNDEDNEPK encoded by the coding sequence ATGAATCGGTTTATCCGGAATACGGGATTTTATTTGCTTATATTTTTGGTGACCGTCGGCATCGTTCAGTTCTTTATCGGCAAGAATACGACGACCGAGCCGCTCACCTACAACCAGCTCATGACTGCGATCCAGTCGAAGACCATTCAGGACATCGAGATGCAGGTCAACCGCGGCACCTATCTGCTGACCGGCCATTTCAAGAAGGACATGGCGCCTGAAGGACACAAAAGCGATGCATTCTCGACTCGGATTCAGACCGAGCGCGACGCCAACGCGATCAACGACGCCGCGGTGGCGCAGGGATTCGAACTTAAGAACAAGGCGATGCAGGGCGAGAGCTTCTGGCTGACGTTCCTCACCTCCATCATACCGTTCGTCATTATGTTCATCCTGTTCTTCTTCCTGATCAATCAGGCGCAGGGCGGCGGCGGCAAGGTGATGAATTTCGGCAAGAGCAAGGCCCGTCTCTATAATGAAGAGAAAAAGCGCGTGACGTTCGAGGACGTAGCGGGTGCGGACGAAGAGAAGCAGGAGCTCGTCGAGGTCGTCGAATTCCTGAAGGATCCCCGCAAGTTCGCGGCGCTCGGCGCCCGCATTCCGAAGGGCGTTCTGCTCGTCGGCCCTCCGGGTACCGGTAAGACGCTGCTGGCTCGCGCCGTAGCGGGCGAAGCCGGCGTGCCGTTCTTCAGCATCTCGGGCTCTGACTTCGTCGAAATGTTCGTCGGCGTCGGCGCATCCCGCGTCCGCGACCTGTTCGAAAATGCGAAGAAGAACGCGCCTTGTATCATCTTCATCGATGAGATCGACGCGGTCGGCCGTCAGCGGGGCGCAGGCCTCGGCGGCGGACACGACGAGCGCGAGCAGACCCTTAACCAGTTGCTCGTGGAAATGGACGGTTTCGGTGCGAACGAAGGCATCATCATCGTTGCCGCGACCAACCGTCCCGACATTCTCGACCCTGCGCTGCTGCGCCCGGGCCGCTTCGACCGTCAGATTACGGTCGACCGTCCGGACGTCAAGGGCCGCGAGGCGGTACTCAAGGTTCATGCGCGCAACAAGCCGCTGAACAAGGACGTCAGGCTGGGCACGATCGCCAAGCGGACGACCGGCTTCACCGGCGCCGACCTGGAGAACCTGCTGAACGAAGCGGCGCTTCTTGCCGCGCGCAAGAACAAGAAGGACATCGCGATGCAAGAAGTCGACGAAGCGATCGATCGCGTTATCGTCGGTACGGAGAAGAAGAGCCGCGTCATCAGCGATCGCGAGAAGCGGATCGTCGCTTATCACGAGTCCGGGCACACGATCGTCGGCTTCTTCCTGGAGCATGCCGACATGGTGCACAAGGTGACGATCATTCCGCGCGGGCGCGCGGGCGGCTATGTCATCATGCTGCCGAAGGAAGATCGCATGCTGGTCACGAAGCAAGAGCTGCTGGATAAGGTCACGGGCCTGCTCGCGGGCCGCGTCGCCGAAGAGCTGTTCATCGGCGAGATCGGCACAGGCGCCTACAGCGACTTCAAGCAAGCGACGGGCATCGTGCGCAGCATGATCATGGAGTACGGCATGAGCGACAAGCTCGGGCCGATGCAGTTCGGCGCGACGCAGGGCCAAGTGTTCCTGGGCCGCGATATCGGTCACGAGCAGAACTACTCGGATGCGATCGCGTACGAGATCGACCAAGAGATGCAGATGATCATCCAGACCTGCTACGATCGCGCCAAGAAGCTGCTCACCGAGAAGAGCGCCGAAGTGCACCTGCTTGCCAATACGCTGCTCTCGCAAGAGACGCTCGAATTGGAGCAGATCAAAGCGCTCATCGAAAAGGGCGACATCAACGCCGCATCCGAAGGCGACGGCGGCGATTCGGGCAGCGAGCCGACCGGCGTTGAACCGACGATCGACACGCTTGGCGGCAACGTCCGCGTCCGCATCACCCCGCGCGACGAAGAGACGAACGCCAATCAGACCCCTCCGAATCCGGATCAACGGAACGACGAGGACAACGAGCCGAAGTAA
- a CDS encoding protein kinase domain-containing protein, whose amino-acid sequence MITSSDARVPAGTVLRGKWNGRSYRLERMLGIGANGQVYMAVSGLRTYALKIGMQLEDLQAEANVLASLDQRERKRPPFLLDVDDAEWQGRLLPFYVMQYVPGVPVKTYLAEHGGAWYGVVGYRLLNRLAELHVAGWVFGDVKSDNILVTDYGRVSLVDYGGMTAMGRSVRQFTEVYDRGYWSAGSRTADPSYDVFSVAVLWIHALDGKRLLHMTKMLLPQNRHPRELMALVRSHAELKKMESWMELALHGKFKDAREASEHWRNRMRAAAEEAVRSSRGKVPGWMAGLFAASLLLCVSAAAFWLLQ is encoded by the coding sequence GTGATTACGTCGTCTGACGCGCGCGTGCCGGCCGGAACGGTACTGCGCGGCAAGTGGAACGGACGTTCATACCGGCTGGAGCGCATGCTCGGGATCGGGGCGAACGGTCAAGTCTATATGGCAGTCAGCGGACTGCGGACTTACGCGCTGAAGATCGGCATGCAGCTCGAAGACCTTCAGGCAGAAGCGAACGTGCTCGCCTCGCTGGACCAGCGGGAGCGGAAGCGTCCGCCTTTTCTGCTGGACGTGGACGATGCGGAGTGGCAGGGAAGGCTGCTGCCGTTTTATGTCATGCAGTACGTGCCGGGGGTGCCCGTTAAGACCTACCTGGCCGAGCATGGCGGCGCCTGGTACGGCGTCGTCGGGTACCGTCTGCTGAATCGACTCGCGGAGCTGCACGTTGCGGGCTGGGTGTTCGGTGACGTCAAAAGCGATAATATTCTCGTCACCGATTACGGACGGGTGTCGCTCGTCGATTATGGCGGCATGACTGCGATGGGACGTTCGGTACGCCAGTTCACGGAAGTGTACGACCGCGGCTACTGGTCGGCAGGCAGCCGGACGGCGGATCCGTCCTATGACGTATTCTCCGTTGCCGTGCTATGGATACACGCGCTCGACGGCAAGCGCCTGCTGCATATGACCAAGATGCTGCTGCCGCAGAACCGGCATCCGCGCGAGCTGATGGCGCTGGTCCGCAGCCATGCCGAGCTCAAGAAGATGGAGAGCTGGATGGAACTGGCGCTGCACGGCAAGTTCAAGGATGCCCGTGAGGCGTCCGAACATTGGCGCAATCGCATGCGCGCTGCGGCGGAAGAAGCCGTCCGCAGCAGCCGCGGCAAGGTGCCTGGATGGATGGCGGGCTTGTTTGCAGCCTCTTTGCTCCTTTGCGTATCCGCGGCCGCATTCTGGCTGCTTCAATAG
- a CDS encoding helix-turn-helix transcriptional regulator, translated as MRADRLLYILQCLQTQRLVSARELAAKLEISERTVHRDMEALAQAGFPVYAERGPRGGWMLPEGYRTRLTGLTSDEIAGLAVLQSSSAVSDLNLSVPTDNAIAKLAAALAGPARDEAAYVRKHLHVDGAGWHDAREPAPYLGLVQQAVWERRKMRIRYPSGEQADGAVSVVMPWGLVAKRHTWYFAAVKDHREPEERPAAGSDAAGDDAVRADAAKRAFAATEGSEADSTGKNAANDVMNRDSDGRASPEIAEPRTYRVSRLAAVELLEERFEVPDGFDLALWWERSMAQFRRELPVYPVRLLVREEAWARFSREIYVRVKTCADAADGWKTADADFHTLDSALGILLGYGASIRVLSPRALARSVFSEAKALLALYEGPDSAPQDQGHI; from the coding sequence ATGAGAGCCGACAGGCTGCTTTATATTTTGCAATGCCTTCAGACGCAGCGGCTTGTGAGCGCGCGCGAGCTGGCGGCGAAGCTGGAGATATCCGAGCGTACCGTCCATCGGGATATGGAGGCGCTCGCCCAGGCGGGATTTCCCGTTTATGCGGAGCGAGGGCCGCGCGGAGGCTGGATGCTGCCGGAAGGCTATCGGACGCGGCTGACGGGCCTGACTTCAGACGAGATCGCAGGACTGGCGGTGCTTCAATCGTCAAGCGCGGTGAGCGACCTGAACCTGTCCGTGCCGACGGATAATGCGATCGCGAAACTGGCCGCGGCTTTGGCCGGGCCGGCACGCGACGAAGCGGCCTATGTACGCAAGCATCTGCACGTGGACGGCGCGGGCTGGCATGACGCCAGAGAACCCGCGCCTTATCTGGGACTCGTGCAGCAGGCGGTATGGGAGAGACGCAAAATGCGCATTCGTTATCCGTCCGGGGAACAGGCGGACGGCGCCGTAAGCGTGGTGATGCCGTGGGGGCTTGTCGCCAAGCGGCATACCTGGTACTTCGCGGCGGTCAAAGATCATCGTGAGCCGGAGGAGAGACCGGCTGCGGGGAGCGATGCTGCTGGGGACGATGCTGTTAGAGCCGATGCCGCTAAAAGAGCGTTCGCGGCAACGGAAGGTTCCGAGGCCGATTCGACGGGAAAGAACGCAGCGAACGACGTCATGAACCGCGACTCTGACGGTCGCGCATCGCCGGAGATAGCCGAACCCCGCACCTACCGCGTCTCCAGGCTCGCTGCAGTCGAGCTGCTGGAGGAGCGGTTCGAGGTGCCGGACGGCTTCGATCTGGCGCTGTGGTGGGAGCGGTCGATGGCGCAGTTCCGCCGCGAGCTGCCTGTCTATCCGGTGCGTCTACTCGTGCGCGAGGAGGCCTGGGCCCGATTCTCGCGGGAAATCTATGTGCGCGTCAAAACTTGCGCCGATGCCGCGGACGGGTGGAAAACGGCCGATGCCGATTTTCACACGCTCGACTCCGCCCTCGGCATTCTCCTCGGGTACGGCGCTTCGATCCGGGTACTGTCGCCCCGGGCGCTCGCCCGCTCGGTTTTCTCCGAAGCAAAAGCCCTCCTGGCGCTGTACGAGGGGCCGGATTCGGCTCCCCAGGACCAGGGCCATATATAA
- the hpt gene encoding hypoxanthine phosphoribosyltransferase codes for MQNDIQEVLYSEEQIQLKVRELGAAVSRDYEGRNPLVICVLKGAFIFMADLSKNITIPIELDFMAVSSYGNSTRSSGEVRIVKDLDNSVEGRDILIVEDIIDSGLTLSYLIDVLERRNAKSVRVVALFDKPGRRTVDLNADYTGFSIPDAFVVGYGLDYAEHYRNLPYVGILKEEIYSNR; via the coding sequence TTGCAGAATGACATTCAAGAAGTACTTTACTCGGAAGAGCAGATCCAACTGAAGGTACGTGAACTGGGAGCCGCCGTCAGCCGCGATTACGAGGGGCGCAACCCGCTGGTAATCTGCGTGTTGAAGGGCGCCTTTATTTTTATGGCCGATCTGTCCAAGAACATCACGATTCCGATCGAGCTGGACTTCATGGCCGTATCGAGCTACGGCAACTCGACCCGCTCCAGCGGCGAAGTCCGCATCGTCAAGGATCTGGACAACTCGGTCGAGGGACGCGATATCCTGATCGTTGAGGACATTATAGACAGCGGCCTCACGCTCAGCTATCTCATCGACGTGCTTGAGCGCCGCAATGCGAAGTCCGTTCGGGTCGTCGCGCTATTCGACAAGCCGGGGCGCCGCACCGTCGACCTGAACGCCGATTATACCGGGTTCAGCATTCCCGATGCTTTTGTCGTCGGTTACGGTCTCGACTATGCCGAGCATTACCGTAATCTTCCATACGTAGGCATTTTAAAAGAAGAAATTTACTCGAACCGCTGA
- a CDS encoding vWA domain-containing protein, translating into MRQILLITDGCSNVGDSPAIAASVAQAEGISVNVVGIVDEGGIGEQGALEIAEIARAGGGMSRIVSPALLSRTVQMMTRQTVQGTIRGEVNRELRQIFGVESAAELPPDKRAEIVRVMEDLGETAELRVALLIDASASMKPKMRAVEEAVRDLALSLQARRGESAVAVFHFPGERSHEACLLDLDWTDRADRIGQIFGRISMKGTTPTGPALLRVVEFFRETCGKLETEPQHTAPARRDDTDGMRSDYVV; encoded by the coding sequence ATGAGACAAATTCTGCTGATCACGGACGGCTGCTCGAATGTCGGGGACAGCCCGGCCATCGCGGCGTCGGTCGCGCAGGCGGAGGGCATCTCCGTCAATGTCGTCGGCATCGTGGACGAAGGAGGCATCGGCGAGCAGGGGGCGCTCGAGATCGCGGAGATCGCGCGGGCGGGCGGCGGCATGAGCCGGATCGTATCGCCGGCGCTGCTGTCCCGCACGGTGCAGATGATGACGCGGCAGACGGTTCAGGGCACGATTCGCGGCGAGGTCAACCGGGAGCTGCGTCAGATTTTCGGCGTCGAATCCGCGGCGGAGCTGCCGCCGGACAAGCGGGCGGAGATCGTGCGCGTCATGGAGGACCTGGGCGAAACGGCGGAGCTGCGCGTGGCGCTCCTGATCGACGCTAGCGCGAGCATGAAGCCGAAAATGCGGGCCGTCGAGGAGGCCGTGCGGGACTTGGCGCTGAGCCTCCAGGCCAGACGCGGCGAGAGCGCGGTCGCGGTTTTCCATTTTCCCGGGGAGCGCTCGCATGAGGCTTGCCTCCTGGACCTGGACTGGACGGACCGCGCCGACCGAATCGGCCAGATTTTCGGACGCATCAGCATGAAGGGAACGACGCCGACGGGGCCGGCGCTTTTGCGCGTGGTGGAGTTTTTCCGGGAAACTTGTGGTAAACTGGAAACAGAACCGCAGCACACCGCGCCTGCGAGGCGCGACGATACGGACGGGATGCGGAGTGATTACGTCGTCTGA
- a CDS encoding SDR family oxidoreductase, which produces MSEKRLEGQIAVVAGATRGLGRAIAVTLGAEGATVYCTGRSVRGSLSDIGRKETVDETAEMVGRAGGRGIAVRTDHTDEAQVRALFERIADEQSGRLDIAINDIWGGESLTQWGVPFWEHDLEKGLAMQKRAVWSHLITARYAAPLLVAGKRGLMMEITDGWDYRYRGSLYYSLTKISAIHLAQGMAVDLKPHGVTALAVTPGFLRSEEMLDHFGVTEANWRDGAAQDPHFLQSETPYYAAKGIAALAADPELFAKTGGIFTSWGLSDEYGIVDVDGRRPHWGNYAAEQGF; this is translated from the coding sequence ATGAGCGAGAAAAGGCTGGAAGGACAGATAGCGGTCGTTGCGGGGGCGACGCGGGGATTGGGGAGAGCCATCGCCGTGACGCTTGGCGCCGAGGGAGCGACAGTATATTGCACGGGCCGGAGCGTGCGCGGCAGCTTGTCCGACATCGGGCGGAAGGAGACCGTCGACGAGACGGCGGAAATGGTCGGTCGTGCCGGCGGACGCGGCATCGCGGTTCGGACCGATCATACGGATGAGGCGCAGGTTCGCGCGCTCTTCGAGCGGATTGCGGACGAGCAGAGCGGCAGGCTCGACATCGCGATCAACGACATCTGGGGCGGGGAATCGCTCACGCAGTGGGGCGTTCCTTTTTGGGAGCACGATCTGGAGAAGGGACTGGCCATGCAAAAAAGAGCGGTCTGGTCGCATCTGATCACCGCGCGGTACGCCGCCCCGCTGCTGGTCGCCGGGAAGCGGGGACTCATGATGGAGATTACCGACGGCTGGGACTACAGGTACCGCGGCAGCCTTTATTACAGTTTGACCAAGATCTCGGCCATCCATCTGGCGCAAGGGATGGCCGTCGATCTCAAGCCGCATGGCGTCACGGCGCTTGCGGTCACGCCCGGCTTCCTTCGTTCGGAGGAAATGCTCGATCACTTCGGCGTCACGGAGGCCAACTGGCGCGACGGCGCGGCGCAAGATCCGCATTTCCTGCAGTCCGAGACGCCTTATTACGCGGCGAAAGGCATTGCAGCGCTCGCCGCCGACCCGGAGCTCTTCGCCAAGACCGGCGGCATCTTCACGTCCTGGGGCTTGTCCGACGAATATGGCATCGTCGATGTGGACGGACGCCGCCCGCATTGGGGCAACTATGCGGCGGAACAGGGCTTTTAA
- a CDS encoding Ig-like domain-containing protein, whose protein sequence is MANENPSKAGQEPMIKLQPNGVAPVLSYNVPEPTAYSGRNFIDLQLHDGYFLPTAAHNGLQREGLRTATLASAAAPELSSAELLLAKQNSGERMTTRFANLTPEEIERQEAEGRKFNVTKTMTGALSYVFTQAAPVTEPALDAAPSARASLLKSTEGGVAAETDGYAPSMLPREPLPGDPDPYPETDPVELSVSISSPAANATVTGPYTGAEVVIRGTASVISGAGVISYVQVQIGTGAFQAATLSGSEWSFTTVLKTAGPVAITAKAKHSASLLTTSSKINVTVQLAAEPDTVVPTVKIVTPSAGALLSSKGGAAVNVTVEGTAGDNRGVARVELSVDGTAAQLAESANGYANWKKTITLTGGSHTIVAKAFDAAGNTGTHSITLLVDASPPTVSIATPANNAQVSGPYSQGAVIQVTGSAADAGGIAYVELALDLSPVGVRAAEKSPGDWSTWKGTLTLNEGGKHTITARAYDNAGNLVETTIAVNVTITPEVNSRLKRIILVESYRLSSYLANYGAGRTIKTFSLLPGEKSKISIRSYAQSETTMKSAATILDSVTDDISEEFEQSIAKEQADQKNYEESNEYKVAAEAGASWGWGSAKVSASMSGGSNAAREQFAKNVSNNTQKHVAKASARRDVQINTTYEDKSTTSEESTIVREIENINVSRTLNFVFRQMNQEFITLLHLVDVRIGYFTIDMVNGKEEKVYREVTLPQLDALLEEVIVPDKRTEVRNAIIYQLANIFDYQDKHHRFVEEQPFKDEDGNVIPSSNYLRVKKDYTSVYLDDSTGTSISVPGIILAAGRHVLRTDGIVVEALLGQGEALDSYSRNLQTESVREKELRNSLLEAEVEMKRLAVQILTDKDEAAAQIYALLNPAPVVQDDKEDAGTGSSSLVTAGSR, encoded by the coding sequence ATGGCAAACGAAAATCCCTCGAAAGCCGGCCAGGAACCGATGATCAAGCTTCAACCGAACGGGGTCGCGCCGGTGCTGAGCTACAACGTTCCGGAACCGACGGCGTACAGCGGGCGCAACTTCATCGACCTGCAACTGCACGACGGCTACTTTCTGCCGACGGCGGCGCATAACGGCTTGCAGAGGGAAGGGCTTCGGACGGCGACCCTGGCTTCAGCCGCGGCGCCCGAGCTTTCTTCCGCCGAGCTGCTCCTCGCGAAGCAGAATTCGGGGGAGCGGATGACGACCCGCTTCGCCAATCTCACGCCCGAGGAGATCGAGCGTCAGGAGGCGGAGGGCCGCAAGTTTAACGTCACCAAGACGATGACCGGCGCTCTTTCTTACGTATTCACGCAGGCTGCGCCAGTGACTGAGCCGGCGTTGGACGCGGCGCCGTCCGCCCGTGCGAGCCTGCTGAAATCGACCGAAGGCGGCGTCGCTGCGGAGACTGACGGATATGCGCCTTCGATGCTGCCGCGCGAGCCGCTGCCGGGGGATCCGGATCCGTATCCTGAGACGGATCCGGTCGAGCTGTCGGTGAGCATCTCGTCGCCGGCCGCGAACGCGACGGTCACCGGCCCGTATACGGGCGCAGAGGTAGTGATTCGCGGCACGGCATCGGTCATAAGCGGCGCCGGCGTCATCTCGTACGTGCAGGTGCAGATCGGCACCGGCGCGTTCCAGGCGGCGACGCTGTCGGGCAGCGAATGGTCCTTTACGACCGTGCTGAAGACGGCTGGGCCGGTGGCGATCACGGCCAAGGCGAAGCATTCGGCCTCGCTGCTCACGACGTCGAGCAAGATCAACGTCACGGTCCAGCTGGCTGCCGAACCGGACACGGTCGTGCCGACCGTGAAGATCGTCACGCCGTCCGCCGGCGCGCTGCTTAGCAGCAAGGGCGGAGCCGCGGTGAACGTCACGGTGGAAGGCACGGCCGGGGACAACCGGGGCGTCGCCCGCGTCGAGCTGTCCGTCGACGGCACGGCCGCGCAGCTGGCCGAGAGCGCGAACGGCTACGCGAACTGGAAGAAGACAATTACGCTCACCGGCGGCAGCCATACGATCGTCGCCAAAGCCTTCGATGCGGCGGGCAACACGGGCACGCACAGCATCACGCTGCTGGTCGACGCCTCGCCGCCGACCGTGAGCATCGCCACGCCGGCCAACAACGCGCAGGTGTCGGGTCCGTATTCGCAAGGGGCCGTCATCCAGGTGACGGGCTCGGCGGCGGACGCCGGAGGGATCGCCTACGTCGAGCTGGCGCTGGACCTGAGCCCGGTCGGCGTGCGCGCCGCGGAAAAGTCGCCGGGAGACTGGTCGACCTGGAAGGGCACGCTCACGTTGAACGAAGGCGGCAAGCATACGATCACCGCTCGTGCCTACGACAATGCGGGCAACCTTGTCGAGACGACGATCGCCGTGAACGTCACGATCACGCCGGAGGTCAACTCGCGGCTCAAGCGCATCATCCTCGTCGAATCGTACCGGCTGTCTTCCTACTTGGCCAACTACGGCGCGGGCCGTACGATCAAGACGTTTTCCCTGCTGCCGGGCGAGAAGAGCAAGATCAGCATTCGCTCCTACGCCCAGAGCGAGACGACGATGAAGAGCGCGGCGACGATTCTCGACTCCGTGACGGACGACATCTCCGAGGAGTTCGAGCAGTCGATCGCGAAGGAGCAGGCGGATCAGAAAAACTACGAAGAGAGCAACGAATATAAGGTAGCGGCCGAAGCGGGAGCCAGCTGGGGCTGGGGCAGCGCCAAGGTGAGCGCCAGCATGAGCGGGGGATCCAACGCGGCGCGGGAGCAGTTCGCGAAGAACGTCTCCAACAACACGCAGAAGCACGTGGCCAAGGCATCGGCACGCCGTGACGTTCAGATCAACACGACTTACGAGGATAAAAGCACGACGAGCGAGGAGTCGACGATCGTCCGCGAGATCGAGAATATCAACGTCAGCCGCACGCTCAACTTCGTTTTCCGCCAGATGAACCAGGAGTTCATCACGCTGCTCCATCTCGTGGACGTGCGCATCGGCTACTTCACGATCGACATGGTCAACGGCAAGGAGGAGAAGGTGTACCGCGAAGTCACGCTGCCGCAGCTCGACGCGCTGCTCGAAGAGGTGATCGTGCCGGACAAACGCACGGAAGTACGCAACGCCATCATTTATCAGCTTGCCAATATTTTCGACTACCAGGATAAGCACCATCGGTTCGTGGAGGAGCAGCCGTTCAAGGACGAGGACGGCAACGTCATCCCGTCGTCGAACTACCTCCGCGTTAAAAAGGACTATACTTCGGTTTACCTCGACGACTCGACGGGAACTTCGATCTCGGTACCGGGCATCATCCTGGCCGCGGGCCGCCACGTGCTGCGGACGGACGGCATCGTCGTCGAAGCGCTGCTCGGTCAAGGCGAGGCGCTCGACAGCTACTCCCGCAACCTGCAGACCGAGTCGGTCCGCGAGAAGGAGCTGCGCAACTCGCTGCTCGAAGCCGAGGTCGAGATGAAGCGGCTTGCGGTCCAGATCCTCACCGACAAGGATGAGGCGGCGGCGCAGATCTATGCCCTGCTCAATCCGGCCCCGGTCGTCCAGGACGACAAGGAAGACGCCGGCACGGGCAGCTCGTCGCTCGTGACAGCGGGCTCCAGATAA
- the tilS gene encoding tRNA lysidine(34) synthetase TilS, protein MEAQDELAVRIAQLLSETFGIGPGARVLAGVSGGPDSMAMLHLLQASAVRDGWLVIAAHVNHGFRGTESDAEAALVRETAAAWGIPFELAEIDMPAYIEATGMNSQAASRVRRYAFLREAARRHGARTIAVAHHADDQAETVLMRILRGSGVTGLSGIPIRRPEQELELIRPLLRITKSELLAYNERNGVPFATDSSNAKTHYVRNAVRLEALPYLERYNPDLRAGLARLAELASADDEYMEAEARRALAAGAGQSGGGWRLDVRLVRGLHLALQRRMIKLILNGLAGPHAQARFEQVEEIVAILTAERPDVARFDIGGGLVLLREYGYAYIGPVPDAQAGYAYTLAELPARSERLEVAVPECGLVFRISREAGICDPSPGSRWEAFFDEAELAMPLAVRSRRPGDRMEPLGLNGSKKVQDILVDAKVPRSLRHLKPLLVDGAGRILWIPGLRRSRHAVPNSGAGAAIRVTCSESSHHTV, encoded by the coding sequence GTGGAGGCGCAAGACGAGTTGGCCGTACGGATCGCGCAATTGCTGAGTGAGACGTTCGGCATCGGTCCCGGCGCCCGCGTCCTGGCGGGCGTCTCCGGCGGACCGGACTCGATGGCGATGCTCCATTTGCTGCAAGCTTCGGCTGTCCGGGACGGGTGGCTCGTCATCGCGGCGCATGTCAATCATGGGTTTCGCGGGACCGAGTCCGACGCCGAAGCCGCTCTCGTGCGCGAGACCGCTGCCGCCTGGGGAATCCCGTTCGAGCTCGCCGAGATCGATATGCCCGCTTATATCGAAGCGACGGGCATGAATTCGCAGGCCGCCTCACGGGTGCGGCGGTACGCGTTCCTGCGCGAGGCCGCGCGCCGGCATGGCGCCAGGACGATCGCGGTCGCCCATCATGCGGACGATCAGGCGGAGACAGTACTCATGCGGATACTGCGGGGGAGCGGCGTGACCGGGCTGTCAGGAATTCCCATTCGACGTCCCGAGCAAGAGTTGGAACTCATACGCCCTCTGCTGCGTATAACCAAAAGCGAGCTGCTTGCATACAACGAGCGGAACGGCGTGCCATTTGCGACGGACAGCAGCAATGCCAAGACGCATTATGTCCGGAACGCGGTTCGGCTCGAAGCGCTTCCCTATCTCGAACGGTACAATCCGGACCTGCGCGCCGGGTTGGCCCGACTTGCCGAGCTTGCATCGGCGGACGACGAATATATGGAAGCCGAAGCCCGTCGCGCGCTGGCTGCGGGGGCCGGCCAATCGGGCGGGGGATGGCGGCTCGACGTGAGACTCGTTCGGGGGCTTCACCTTGCTTTACAACGCAGAATGATTAAACTAATATTAAATGGTCTTGCAGGACCGCATGCCCAGGCTCGATTCGAGCAGGTGGAAGAAATCGTGGCTATACTGACGGCCGAACGGCCGGACGTCGCCCGCTTCGACATCGGGGGCGGACTTGTGCTGCTTCGGGAGTATGGCTATGCGTACATAGGACCCGTGCCGGACGCGCAAGCCGGCTATGCCTATACCCTCGCGGAACTCCCTGCGCGTTCCGAACGGCTCGAGGTGGCGGTGCCGGAGTGTGGCCTTGTTTTCCGGATAAGCCGGGAGGCCGGAATCTGCGACCCTTCGCCGGGCTCCCGCTGGGAGGCCTTTTTTGACGAGGCGGAGCTTGCGATGCCGCTTGCGGTGCGCAGCCGGAGGCCGGGAGATCGGATGGAGCCCTTGGGACTAAACGGCTCCAAGAAGGTGCAAGATATACTCGTCGACGCCAAGGTTCCCCGCAGCCTGCGTCACCTGAAGCCGCTGCTCGTCGACGGCGCCGGTCGCATTCTCTGGATACCGGGCCTCAGGCGCTCGCGGCACGCCGTACCGAACTCGGGAGCAGGAGCGGCCATCCGCGTGACATGTTCGGAGTCAAGCCATCATACCGTTTAA